Genomic DNA from Oryza sativa Japonica Group chromosome 5, ASM3414082v1:
GTCGTCGGAATCGACTTCTTCCGGAATCGACTAATGTCGCATGCTGGCggggtgtatatatatgtatgcaagcCTTACGAATATTGTCTCATGTATATGGAACTAATCCTTCTTGCAATTAATAATCTTTCCTAGTGATCTAAATTTtgctttttgagatttggaATCTTGCCCTGTGTACACGTACATATATTTATGGAAATAATGTGCGGGCCCTACGAGGTGCTGAATTCCTCTCGTTACGCCACGTGGCAACTTGAGAGTGTTTTGAGGGAGacacgtggcagcttgagagcgtttgtagggagtttaatggacttttagtatataatagatagatagatagatagataatagatagaagatagatagataatagatagatagatagatagatagatagatagatagatagatagatagataatagatagatagatagatagatagatttgagTAAGCGACATGAAACATTGGTAGGGAGAAATGGCTAGGGGTTTTCCGGTTAGCATCTGGTGGGTTAACCGGTCTGGATTTAAAGTTTCACCCCTtctatttattttgtattatgTTCTTTTCTAATATTCGTGTTTTTCAAACATTGGTAGGGTTAGTTCATGGACAAGCGTTTACATTTTACAACCGTTGCAGGGACGCCAGAAATCGTCCTCGTGCTCCCGGTACCCGCGCGCAAACTTCCCCGGGCTTGGATGGACGACGTCGGAGTAGGAGAAGCACATCTTGCAGACGCTCGCCGCCTCCAGATGCCCGCACGGGAACTCCCCGACCACCTTCTTCTTCAGCCATGGATGCTTCACGTGGAGGCCGCGGTTGCAGGTCCTGCAGACGCAGTCCCACCTgccgctccggcggcgccgggtCGCCCACCGGCGGCAGAGCGGGACTCTCGccaggaggccgccgccgtccggcTCGTCAGCCATCGGGACGCACGTGACGACGCCGAGGAAGTCCTTGCTGGACATGTGCTCGAAGAAGAAGAGCGTCCGCGGCCGGGAGGGCAGGAACAACGACGCGAGgcagccggagcggcggcgagccACGAAGTTGCCGTGCGTCCAGGTGGTGGAGTTGCATGGCGCGCTGCACAGCGTCACGTCGCCCGGCGCGAGGTCGTGCTCGTCGCCCGGGTGCAGGGCGTTGTAGTGATCCAGGCACTCCCGCGCGAGCCGCTCGTTGGACTCCTCCTCcctgagggcggcggcgcggcgccggtcGTGCTCGCGGGCGCGGCGCCGTCTGGAGTAGTAGTCCTCCTCCAGCATGATCGGCCGCGGCCatagcgccgcctcctcgtcgccgtcacgTACCCCGCCGCCGACCATGGCTGCGTCCAGGATTTGCGTCGCGATCGATCGGAGAATCCGGGAGCCTTTCAATCTCGGGAAGAAAACGTCAAATATCAGAGAAGAAATCACCCAATAGAGCAAAATCGCTCGGGAGATCGTTTGATTCGTTTCGGACTCGTTGCCGTTGGAGACAAACTGGGCCTTGAAATAGGTTGGCAGCATGGCATGATGGGCCCCGGCACGCTGAGCTTCTTTTGGGCCTGAGAGGCCTTGTGGGCCTACATCTATGGGCCCAAATTGCTATACTTTTACggagaaaattgcatatctagAATGGCTTCAATATAATACCATTATAAAAACGGGCTTCGCTAGAATACCATCCTCAACCAACCAGAGTGTCTTCGCCAAAATGCCATCCCGAACAGAAATGccacttcctcttcttcctccatcctgCGCGTGAAGAGCTCGCCTGCGGCCATGGCTAGCTCCCTccctgccatcgccgccgcacggGCAGCGGAGCCCGCGGCGCAGTGGCGACTCTTCGGTTGACGGCGGCTGGCTACGCGGTGGcaacgaggaggcggcggcggccaggagcTGCTCCACCGGccccacgcgcacgcgcgccggCGGGATCcgcgcgtcgtcgccggagtCCTTCCGCGACGACCTCAGCTGCACAGGCGTTGGCGGGGATGGCAGGGAGGGCAGCGCCCCGATCGCCGTCGGCAAGGCGgcatcggcgcggcggtggagatggccatggccgccggcgagctcttcACGCGCGggacggaggaagaagaagagccaGGGGCATTTCCGTCTGGGATGGCATTTTGGCGAAGACACCTGGTTGAGGATGGTATTTCAGCGAAACCCGTTTTTATAATGGTAGTCTAGTGAAGCCATTCTTATGGGATGATTCTTATGGgatggtagatatgcaattttctcaCTTTTACGGGGTGGGTGGGCTAAAAAGTGGAGCCACGCTGACACGCACGCGCCGTTCGCCGCCGGCATCTTCCCGGCGATCTGCTCCGGCTCCGGTGGGCACCTCCTCGACGGTACGCAGCCACTGCCCCCTCCGCGTATTTCTTCCTATTGGTTATCTCCAGTTTTCCGGCGAGCGCACTCGCGCGCGCCGGATACCTTGTGGACGATCTGGAAACTCTGCACGCTGCCAGGAGGCTAGCGGAGTAGTGGAGGAGGGCGTGGTGAGGGTCGGGAGGCAGGGATGGAGTTGGACGGGGAGACGAGGTGTAGCACCGGCGCTGAGGTTTGATGGTACTTCTCCTGCATCTACGACCCCGAGTTTGCTCAGTTGCTGTCTTGCGGGAACAGGCAGTTTCTCATTCATGGATAATCTGAGGAAGTCAGATGGATTGATGTCTCATGGCTGTGAATTTTCAGTGTCTCTGGCGATTTGCTGTTTTTCGTGTTCTTATCAGAATACATGAGCTTATCTCTGAAGAGATTGCAAAGGGCAATATTAAGTAagctcttctctttttttaagcAATGTACTCATCCTACTGTTGATTTGATTAAGTTAAGAGTTAAGAGTGACTAGCCGTCTAGCCGTATTCGATTCCTTCTATTTGCAGGTCCGAAATCCAAATTAAAGAACCACGAGTGCACAGAAGATTGAATCCCATGATTGATTATCTCATTATCAACTGTCGTCTTCTGGTTAGTGATATCTTGCCCCAAATGTTCATCTAGAACATTTTACAGGTGTTGTCATACGCTGTCTCGTGTTGTCCATTCTCGTGGAGTAGAAAATTGTAGTAGTGGACAATTTTCAAACTTCAATGTCCAAAGAAAGAACATAGTTGAGCTGTCAATTCTTATTTACCTGTAGAATCTGATGgatcataaacagaaaaagtaTCCTTACACTGCTGAAATGCTTGATAAGAGTTACTAAAAAAACAAGAGCAAGGCGACAGTGCTACTGCCTTTTTCCAGAACAAAATTATCAGTACATCTGATATCTCTTAGTTATATAATATCTGGACAGAATTATTAAATTCTTCTCTAATATATTTTACTAATTAACTATGTTGTCATGAGTCATGAGTAATATCTCGTGACAAACAAATGAACAATTGTGCATAGCAATACTGCTAGTAATCAGAACCCTAGACGTTGTGCAATTGGCTTGGGTGACTTGGGACCATGTAGTTTTGCTAATGATGCAGCTATGCTGTTAGTCTTTTTGTATACGAAATATTTATGCTCTGTATGCATGGTTATcattagggcctgttcactttgatgccattttcaaccttaccaaattttggtaaagttaccaaaaaaagtggctacatttagtttcctgccaaattttagtaactatataagaaattctgccaaaattttggtaaggtttttttggcatcaaagtgaacaggcccttagtgAAAGTATCTATGCATATGCATAATGCAAGTATTGTTTGTTAGGAATGTACATGCTCTCCAAAATTCCGTGGTTTTGTTCGTTGAATCATATACCTTAGAGATGATGTCCTAATTCGTATGCAAGTGTTTACATTTTTATCGCATATTTACAGATCATATGTATATCTGCTAGCTGTGATATTGTTAGTCTCCATGGTGTGTTTCCTAGTTGGCCTCGTAACATCAGAATCCCCCCAGTATTATCTACCTGATTTAGTGGCCTCTCTGATCGACAGAACTTAATGTAAGCAGCGGCTAACTGATAAAATATTTGCACAGGACATATGTGGAACTAAGTACGCGATTCATGGCATGTTTAATTTTTCTAGGAACTACCATTGCTTTCATCTACTCCAATGCATTGTTCTTGCAAAGGGAATATAGCCTTTTTTAGCTCACGAACATGTGAGCACACAGCCACACAACACGGAGGATGCAGATGTTTAGGGAGGAGAAAAAGGCTACAGATTCTTTCGTAATCCACCCTGTCCTTTGTTCTTTTCCTGCCATTCGGAATTTAGTGGTGACCCAATGACAAAGACCTTTCCAGTGTTTCCAATTCCAAGGCTGCAAGTATTACCGTGAATCTTTCTGTCAGCACCATAAAAATATTACACCCCTTTTTTGGGTCCTGTAGTTTATCCTTTAACCTAAAGATCTTGATTTTCTACAGGTGGAGCCTATGATGATTAACCATCTGGAATTAATGCATACCACATACCAGTCTTTCAATGGTGAAATTGAGCAAGGGATCTGCTGCAAACTTTTGTGGCCATGTGGGGTTTTACCTGAAATTTCAGGTATTCCTCAAGCTTTTACCTCTTGCAGACTTCAACTGGTAATTTAAGTTCACTAGTCTCCTTCCAGTCTCGTATAATGGTGGTACAATTTACATCTGGTTCAGTAGAAAGTAGTAAATAGAAACAAATTATCAAAACAAGCAGTAATTCCACTATGAGCTGCAGTAGAGTGTGATTGTCAGCTTGAAGCCCATGCACTATCTCTATCATGGAATGGATCAATGCCATGTGTTATTCCTGAGAGCAACCCTTGTGATATGCACTCCCGAGAGTGGCTTCAGATAGCTTCCATGTTTGGCAACTTTTCCTATGGAGGAAGCAAATTAATTGCCACGGAATGGTGTGTAACGAAAAGAAATGAAGTTATCGAATTCAATCAATAGTTTCCACAGTTGTGAAAGAGGGATTAACCTGTGAGTTAGTCACAGCTGACAAACTTCTATGACAACTGACAGGAGGAAATTGGGGACGCAGCTAACTTGAAGTAAAGGTGTTTGGATAGCTAGAGTGATAACCAAAAAAGTGGGCAAGTTCACACGCTCTAACAGCAGGACCATAGGATATTCcatatgctgctgctgctgtattATTGATGAGCCACCAGCATTCTGTAGCTGTTTTCTTGCTCTCTTAATTTGCAACAGAAATCACTATTATGATCTGAGGATTGCCCTGCAGTTCAGTACAATCATGGCATCGTACTGTACACACTTTTGGCACCTTTGTCAAGAAATCTATAACTTATAGAATTACACCAATCTGTTATATCTGAAAAAGAGTAGGTCATTTACAAAATATGCAGTTTGTCCACTGCACCTGCAAGATGCTATTTTCCCATTATCATAATCATCTGTACAAGCCAAAAACAGGTCATCCCCCAGAAAGGTGATGGACTATGGTTTGCACAATTGATATGTCTGGACCCTAATATCAACGATTTGCTACTTCACAGGGTCAGCTCCAATCTGTGGAAGGACATAAGAGGAAAACAAATTGAGGGCAGACCTTAACTTGAGGAAGTGAATCCATTTGACCCAAGTCTATAGAATTATTTTATATAACTAATATAAGTGCAATACTATAGCATGGTGTTATATAACACAAAAGTGCATCCATTTGATCCAAGTTTAACCAGAGATACAGTACTGCTATTTATGAGGAAAATGGCGCCTGTTGAAGTTGCCCTATGCTTACCATGTCATGGGGAAGTTCTGACCTCCTCATAACCCTCAACCTCTTAACAGTCGAAACAAATACCCTGCAGCAGTCAAAAGCATTAGTTAGATAGATAGCAGTATTCACGGCACATCCTTCGGGCTAGTTTGAATTTGCTACCTTACCAAAACTTTGGTagggtagcaaaccaaacatctGTATTAAACACTACCTTCGCTACAAATTTGGCTTTGCTCATGAACTAGTCTCTTATGGGCATagtttggcttcaatccaaataaACATTTTTTAACTTTACCCTACCAAagttttggtagtgccaaaacttacccaagatttggcactaccaaaattttgctGGGGCATCAATCCAAACAGGCCCGAAACAAATCAGTATGACAGGCTGACACCGTATCTTGTATATGGCTAGTGCTAATAAATATACAGTAGGAGTAAGCAACAACAAAAGCTTACTTCCATGGTATGTCCCCAGCTAACATTCTGTCTCCATCATTGTCTTCATATACTAAAGTGTATACACCAGTTCCATCCAACAACCCTGAAAATATTTTGTCTTCTGCCCCTTGCTCTCCACTTTCAGCACAAGATAGATCTTTTTGAGCTGCAAAACAATGCTTTAGAACAATATACAGACCATTTAAAACAAAAGTATTTGGCTCCTTAAATGACTTAAAGTATTTGTGTTCAGTGGGcttggtgttctttttttttttaccttcaaGAAAACCACGGAACAACTCTTCAACAGCAGATGACAGCTTCTGGTAGCTGTCGTATATTTGAAGGTCTACTTTCCTTCCAATGGGGATCCCATCCATGTTGATTTTGACAAGAGGTCTCTTCTTGCAGATTGGCTTTGCCTTGTCATCAGCTTCGTCATTTTGTCGTTCAGGGGACTGTTTAAATGAACTGCCATTTGTGAGGTTTCTCCTGAAGGACCGGATTGGAGGCCAACCGACTACTGGAGGAATAGCACCTCTACATCAAATTAAAGCACTGGTAAATGATGGgtttattcatttatttttggAAAAATTGGGAGTCTGCGTATGTAGGTGGCGTAAATCATAAACCCATAATTAAAAGAACACACTGTTCCACTGATGGAAAGCATATCATTACTTAACCAATAAACAATGGTTTGAGCCACAATGAGTACTAGCCACAGAAAGTAACTACGTGGTTGATTAAAAGACAACCTTTTGGCAATTTAAATTGACTAAGGTTTCTCCTTTGAGTGGCAAAATTGACGATTAAACCATCATTCTAAGTATCAAAAGCCAAAATAAATATCACAAAATGCTCACGACAATTTATTCAGAAAGCCATGACCAACAAGTGGAACAATTTGAAAGATCTTAGCTCATTTTagaattaaaaagaaaagaaaagaagggaccCTAGGAAAGCTGAATTCATAGGAAAGCATGAACTAACATTAAAAATATGTAATCTGTCAAAGTTACCCATGCTGTCACCATGCATGATGACAAGAAAAAAACAAGTATGGCTTCCATGGTAGAAAAGAGGATAAAAGGCAGTAAGTGTATTGTTACCTCCCCTGGGGGTTGCTGCTGTGCGCTGCAGCTGAGCATGGTGGTGAGGGACAGCATCCTTTCTTCCTCTCACCTGCCATATTTTCATCTCCTAACGTTAGCTCCTTCCCACATTCTTCTGTGTCCCGGTGGCTCTGATTATAACCTGAGGTAACAGAAGAGAagatatagaaaaaaaagaacagctgCTCAAATTAAGGAACTAGAGTAAGCTGCTCGTTTTCCCTTGTCCTACCTTCTAGTGTGGCCCCAACAATCGCAAAAAATCCTCTCTTTGCCCCAGTTGTGCCGATGCTGGTGGTAGGCTTTGAATGTGTAGGGAAGCAACCGATGGATGGTTCTGAGGAACTCTCTCGTTGTTGCTGCTGTATCTTCTCTCTTGAATCAGCTGCTCTCTCTTCCTGTTGGACACCAGGGAGGCCGAGCTTAAGCTCTAGCTCCTTATCCTCATCGGCATCTAAGTTTGTGTTCCTTGATCCTTCTCCATCTGCTTCTTTCACCTTCCATTCTCTCCCGTCAGGGATGAGGTGTAGCAGCGTGGGAGGGAGGCCTTTGTCCTTGAATTCTTCTTCCATAGGACTTGATCTGCTATAGGAAATATGAATTCTCTAAGAAAAAGGAACAAGAGGAAAATCTTTGTGTTAAAATGAATAGATGGTGGTATGTGGAGCTGAGGAAGGACTACAGTGCCAATGTTAAGGGCTTCAACACTCAAAAACTCTACCATAAATGATATACTACATATGAAGTTGGGAAACGATGGGAAGAATGCAAGTATGCAGCTACTTGAAGAGTTCAGTTTTGCACTCAACTTAGGCCGGAGAAAGTGTCAAAACAAACGTGTAACATATTCTAAGGTCAAAGTGAAAGCTGGAAAGAGAAACCGGGAAGAGATAGGACTTGTGATCATCAAATCAATTCATGTCACAACCTCAAAGACGTTTTCGAGCAAGGGAAATGGAGCCTGCAACCATTTATTCGGCAACAAGATAAAGCACTTTCAAGTCTCGTGTCAAACTTAAGTCTTTCACGACGTGAAAGAGTGGCTACCAACTCATGTCCAAAAGCATTTTCGGATGGACGCGATGTAACTCGCCGAAATTAGCAGACAAAGAGATTCAAGCTCATGCACCTTGCAACCACTCAAGAATTAAGATAAGATCACGTAGCAGAGAACATCAACAGAGCAAGCACTCACCACTCACCAGACACCAAGAACAGCTGCAATAACCTGTCCAACTCTAAGGCTCAACAACTCCAGGAATGGCTATCAGAAGGCCAGAACTAACAAGAAGCAGCTAGCTTTTGTACTAGTGTGTGTGATGCCTGCCGTTCTTTTCTATTGGCCTGCTGCTTCCTAGTGCCCCTAGAGCTGAGCTCTCCTTTTTATCCTTGCACTTTTCAGCCTATCTGTTCTTGGCAAGCACGCAGTTGGATGGCTCAACCTGTGAATGATGCAAGTGTGTACTAGTAGGCATGTAGCACGGGTTCCTTTGCGTTCGTGTGTACGTGACCGTGTGTATGGGACTGGATCGATGATTGGGAGGGGGGCCAGGTGCACCGAGCATCGATCAAATGGATCTAGCGGAATTGAGATCACCTGCAGTTGTTTATGACTGCAACTTTCGCAGTCATACAACCATTGTTGGATCAAATATCAAGGGCTCAAATCACACAAAAGTACTGTTCATCAGATACTGTAGCAGATGAATCCTGTAGCGCGTACTGTAGCAAGTGATAACAAACAGTACTGGTACTAAATCATGGCCGTTGAAATCTTCGATCCGATGGTATTGAAGACCTAAGACTGCTAATTTTGCAGTCCATGTTCAAACTGCGTGGGATCCCAATCCGATCTAGCGACGCCTACGGGGTTATGGCTTATCCAGGCAAGTGGGGGGATTGGTGATGTGATGGATGCGGGGTTTGTTAGTATTGGTTTATTATATCATCGTGTAGTTGTTGTCGGATGGTGGTGGTGTCATGGTGACACATGCTGCAATGCTTCTTGTTCTTTCTTACTACACTGCCCTTCTGGGACCACTGTCGGCGTTGGGAGAATgcgttttctcttgatttgatTTTCTGATCGCTGTCCACTTTGCATGTGCTGATTGCTGAAACTATGATTTTGATCCATGCTGATGAAGAACACGTACCTCCGGAGCTACGGTGTTACTTACTCTTATATAGCAACCTAATACTAGATTGAACAGATTTTAATCGTACGAATTTAATCAAGTACTAAGTTGTTATATAATTTTTGAAACAAAGGGAGGGAGTAATTTAATTTCGTTCATAAAGAGAGCATGGGTTCCCATCCTTCACAACTGCTGCAACTTGTAGGAACGTTCGCAACTTCGCATGAAGGTATAGTGCACGCCTACGTGTTGCCGCTGCAGGACGATGTATGCTCCTTTCCCTTGCTTGCCCATGACGAGAACTCAACAGAGGCCAGAAAACAGCTAGTGCACCGGAAACACAGATGCATGGTTGCGAGTAGTGCACCGGACGCACGCACGCGCCATGACATGGAGTATATTACTGTAGCACACTACGGGATAGTGGACTTTGTGGCAGCTAGCCTCGCCCTGGCGCGCGACGCGACCACGCGAGAGAGGCAGAGATAAGGAGTGGACTTTTGCGCGCGTGCGGCGCGTCCGCCACTGCGTCTCGTGGTCGCCGATCACGCGCGCGCCGGTGTAAGATCGAGAGATCAGATGGACGGTGTGGTACGGTACTCCGTATCCAGTGGTGGTCCTGGTCTACAGCGCTGGCGCGCTCTTTCCTCGCTCGTGCACGCAACGCACGCGCGAGCACCACCGCGGCTAGCTGCGCACATCGACGAGGAATCAGTGCGTTCGGTAGGCGGTAGCCCCTGTAGACGGTAGTGTGGCTCCGCACCGCAGCGACGACTCGCGGCGCCGAGGTGCGCTTTGGCGCAGACGGCCGACCGGCCCATGCGGGCACCGAATGGCGCTATCGAATATCGATCTTGGAGACTTGGACATGCAGGCTAAGACTGTGCCGGCAGTGTCCTGTGTCCCGGTCTTTCTTTTCTGCGATTTTGGACATCTACAGTTCTACACTTTCATGGACACGGCTCTGTTGATTTGCAACTGCAGGGTTCCGAGGTACACCGACCGTGTTTTCCAACTCGACCTGTTCGTTTTTGCCAGGAAGGCCCATGAGGAGCCTGAAGGCCAAATCATACCAGGTGCCAGTAGCCCACCACATAATAACGACATCCAGTTTCAACAGCGTCCATTAAGCAAGAAACCAAGTACAATGCTTCACTCTATTCTTAGAACCAGTGTAAATATACTCTCAAAACCAGGCAGTATTGAGAATAGTTTTGGGTGATGTGACATCTAAGTGGGCCAGGTGGCACTTACAATCaacaaaaagaaatgaaatacagtgggacccacgtgtcagacGCAACAAAATCCCTACCCCTCTCTTCCCtatctccctctccttctctctctttagcTCTTCTCCTGTAGGCCGGCGCACCATGAAGGTGATACTGGTGGCAGTCCCAAAGGTGGTATCCACGACCAACAGGGAGAGGGCCACCATCCCTGCCGATTTCGGTTCTCCCTCACCTTCGCTGACCCCGCGCGCCTCCCTCATCGTTGTGCACCGTGCTCATCCACGGGGTTGTCCTGGTCGTTCCCTAGCGGCGTAGGCGCAATGCTCGCCTCGTCGATATGGCAAGAATCTGTGGTGCCCTCTACGACCCTACCAACACCGAGGGGGAGGCTGACTACACCGTAGCTCCGTCCGTCTCCACCGTACCCTACATTCTACCAGCCCCCACCATCCAGTTGTGTTTTGGCACTGCCATTAGTTGCGACGCCCCACGTCGCGTACCACCATTGGCCACAACGTCAACGTGCCTATCTGTGCCCCCACGTCGTGTCGTGGTGTCCACCGCATGCCAAGTTGTGAGAGGTCAACCCGGCCATTGAATCTAGCTGTCCCCTTCGACTCCTAATTAGAAGATTGGGGTAgggttttttttgtgtgaatttgacatgtgggtcctaccaTGTTTCATCACCTAAAAGAGTTTTGGAACTATAtatttacaccggttttaacaATTGAGTATGTGTTGTACTTGGTTTTTCGATGGGCTTTAGTTTGGGGTCTATCTATAATACATTCGATAGTTTTTGGAGGAAAAAAACTTGTACTAAACTATAGTATAATTAAAGTGTAACTAAAAtatgtaaatttattttgaaatcaAAACTTGCACTATTACTCCAGTGAGTAGGAGGGTGCGGGTTCGAGTCCACAACCAATTCAACAGCCTAAAATCAAAAgtttttccctaaaaaaatatTGCAAGTTACCTGGCAATTTCTTTGGTTTGTACTGCCGTGTCGGCGAACAAGTAAGACGTGATCATTACCGTGCAGCAAACGCATGcgcttttcccttttttttttcatggcacagtttttttttcctgctaAGTGTGTATACATCAAGAGTTTGTATTtctaagagtaaatttcacaaaatcacaaattctttattcaaaatatcacaaaactacatatttaaaacGGTGTATCACAAAACCATAGATTTAACAACAAATTCGCCATGAAACTACATGTTTAAGATAAAGtactataaaattatagatctagtaataacaaaattatcacaaaactatgaGTCTAGCACCAATTTAATCGCAAAAGTACAACATTTACATCTTCAATATAACATTAGTTCTAAGAGtttaaactctaaaatatgCAATTTTGTGATaacatcaatattaaatatgtagttttatgatacttgGTATTAATTTGTAATTTTGGGATAATGCCTTTAAATCTCTAGTTTTGCGATAGTTTTGTTAAagtatatagttttataaaatttactctttctAATTCCTGTTCGgatttcaattcaaattcagaTTTACATGTTTTATATCTATATTATAAGGTTTAGCTTATaaagtttttttatataaacttt
This window encodes:
- the LOC4339365 gene encoding auxin-responsive protein IAA18 isoform X1, producing the protein MEEEFKDKGLPPTLLHLIPDGREWKVKEADGEGSRNTNLDADEDKELELKLGLPGVQQEERAADSREKIQQQQRESSSEPSIGCFPTHSKPTTSIGTTGAKRGFFAIVGATLEGYNQSHRDTEECGKELTLGDENMAGERKKGCCPSPPCSAAAHSSNPQGRGAIPPVVGWPPIRSFRRNLTNGSSFKQSPERQNDEADDKAKPICKKRPLVKINMDGIPIGRKVDLQIYDSYQKLSSAVEELFRGFLEAQKDLSCAESGEQGAEDKIFSGLLDGTGVYTLVYEDNDGDRMLAGDIPWKVFVSTVKRLRVMRRSELPHDMEKLPNMEAI
- the LOC9271180 gene encoding uncharacterized protein isoform X2, with product MAMAAGELFTRGTEEEEEPGAFPSGMAFWRRHLVEDDMQFSHFYGVGGLKSGATLTRTRRSPPASSRRSAPAPVGTSSTCLWRFAVFRVLIRIHELISEEIAKGNIKSEIQIKEPRVHRRLNPMIDYLIINCRLLVEPMMINHLELMHTTYQSFNGEIEQGICCKLLWPCGVLPEISGGNWGRS
- the LOC4339365 gene encoding auxin-responsive protein IAA18 isoform X2; translated protein: MEEEFKDKGLPPTLLHLIPDGREWKVKEADGEGSRNTNLDADEDKELELKLGLPGVQQEERAADSREKIQQQQRESSSEPSIGCFPTHSKPTTSIGTTGAKRGFFAIVGATLEGYNQSHRDTEECGKELTLGDENMAGERKKGCCPSPPCSAAAHSSNPQGRGAIPPVVGWPPIRSFRRNLTNGSSFKQSPERQNDEADDKAKPICKKRPLVKINMDGIPIGRKVDLQIYDSYQKLSSAVEELFRGFLEAQKDLSCAESGEQGAEDKIFSGLLDGTGVYTLVYEDNDGDRMLAGDIPWKVFVSTVKRLRVMRRSELPHDMIGADPVK
- the LOC9271180 gene encoding uncharacterized protein isoform X1 translates to MAMAAGELFTRGTEEEEEPGAFPSGMAFWRRHLVEDDMQFSHFYGVGGLKSGATLTRTRRSPPASSRRSAPAPVGTSSTCLWRFAVFRVLIRIHELISEEIAKGNIKSEIQIKEPRVHRRLNPMIDYLIINCRLLVEPMMINHLELMHTTYQSFNGEIEQGICCKLLWPCGVLPEISGIPQAFTSCRLQLEEIGDAANLK